Proteins from a single region of Carassius gibelio isolate Cgi1373 ecotype wild population from Czech Republic chromosome A5, carGib1.2-hapl.c, whole genome shotgun sequence:
- the LOC128011673 gene encoding histo-blood group ABO system transferase isoform X2 has translation MPLRQNFFIILVCFGIVLAGLIYLNSNQTSCNQQIIKQVFIEPKWKLKNFGLHSSPGILYNQPSVLVGYTRFLKDFLESAEQHYFVGFRVHYYLFTDLPEEVPEVTMGENHSLTVRKVPSLNRWQDISMGRMEILEKLIGNELANEADYIFCLDVDTKFYGRWGVETLGRLVGVIHPWFFDALRNQFTYERRPESQAYIPAGEGDYYFTGAAFGGSLEDVHHLTKTCREQMNIDAANSIEAIWHEESHLNKYFLYNKPSKVLSPEYLWRDINAGAAQIKIIRFTHVSKNNAEVRPNP, from the exons ATGCCACTTCGTCAGAATTTTTTCATCATTCTTGTGTGCTTTGGGATTGTATTGGCTGG ACTCATTTACCTGAACTCCAACCAGACCAG tTGCAATCAGCAAATAATAAAACAAGTCTTCATCGA GCCAAAGTGGAAGCTGAAGAACTTTGGATTGCACTCATCGCCGGG GATTTTGTACAACCAGCCCAGTGTACTGGTAGG ATATACACGTTTTCTCAAAGATTTTCTGGAGTCAGCAGAGCAGCATTACTTTGTTGGATTTCGAGTGCATTACTACTTGTTTACGGATCTACCAGAAGAAGTTCCTGAAGTTACGATGGGTGAAAACCATAGCTTGACAGTTCGAAAGGTTCCAAGTTTGAACAGATGGCAGGACATTAGTATGGGCAGGATGGAAATACTGGAAAAACTAATAGGGAATGAACTGGCCAATGAGGCAGACTATATTTTCTGCCTTGATGTAGATACAAAGTTCTATGGCCGTTGGGGTGTGGAGACTTTGGGTCGTCTGGTAGGTGTGATACATCCTTGGTTCTTTGATGCTCTGAGGAATCAATTCACATATGAGCGTAGACCAGAATCTCAAGCATATATTCCAGCTGGGGAAGGTGATTATTATTTTACTGGAGCTGCATTTGGTGGCTCATTGGAAGATGTACATCATCTCACCAAAACCTGCCGGGAGCAGATGAACATTGATGCTGCAAACTCCATTGAGGCTATATGGCACGAGGAATCTCACTTAAACAAGTATTTCCTTTATAACAAACCTAGCAAAGTGCTTTCACCTGAATATCTGTGGCGGGACATCAATGCCGGAGcagcacaaataaaaataattcgcTTCACTCATGTTTCTAAAAACAATGCAGAAGTTCGTCCAAACCCATAG
- the LOC128011673 gene encoding histo-blood group ABO system transferase isoform X1 gives MPLRQNFFIILVCFGIVLAGLIYLNSNQTSCNQQIIKQVFIEPKWKLKNFGLHSSPGILYNQPSVLVGRTGVASVTSWLAPIIWEGTFDATLIDFIYKQQNLTIATTVFALGKYTRFLKDFLESAEQHYFVGFRVHYYLFTDLPEEVPEVTMGENHSLTVRKVPSLNRWQDISMGRMEILEKLIGNELANEADYIFCLDVDTKFYGRWGVETLGRLVGVIHPWFFDALRNQFTYERRPESQAYIPAGEGDYYFTGAAFGGSLEDVHHLTKTCREQMNIDAANSIEAIWHEESHLNKYFLYNKPSKVLSPEYLWRDINAGAAQIKIIRFTHVSKNNAEVRPNP, from the exons ATGCCACTTCGTCAGAATTTTTTCATCATTCTTGTGTGCTTTGGGATTGTATTGGCTGG ACTCATTTACCTGAACTCCAACCAGACCAG tTGCAATCAGCAAATAATAAAACAAGTCTTCATCGA GCCAAAGTGGAAGCTGAAGAACTTTGGATTGCACTCATCGCCGGG GATTTTGTACAACCAGCCCAGTGTACTGGTAGG TCGGACAGGTGTTGCTTCTGTAACATCATGGTTAGCCCCAATCATTTGGGAAGGAACCTTTGACGCCACACTGATCGACTTTATCTACAAACAACAGAATCTCACCATTGCGACCACTGTTTTCGCTTTAGGAAA ATATACACGTTTTCTCAAAGATTTTCTGGAGTCAGCAGAGCAGCATTACTTTGTTGGATTTCGAGTGCATTACTACTTGTTTACGGATCTACCAGAAGAAGTTCCTGAAGTTACGATGGGTGAAAACCATAGCTTGACAGTTCGAAAGGTTCCAAGTTTGAACAGATGGCAGGACATTAGTATGGGCAGGATGGAAATACTGGAAAAACTAATAGGGAATGAACTGGCCAATGAGGCAGACTATATTTTCTGCCTTGATGTAGATACAAAGTTCTATGGCCGTTGGGGTGTGGAGACTTTGGGTCGTCTGGTAGGTGTGATACATCCTTGGTTCTTTGATGCTCTGAGGAATCAATTCACATATGAGCGTAGACCAGAATCTCAAGCATATATTCCAGCTGGGGAAGGTGATTATTATTTTACTGGAGCTGCATTTGGTGGCTCATTGGAAGATGTACATCATCTCACCAAAACCTGCCGGGAGCAGATGAACATTGATGCTGCAAACTCCATTGAGGCTATATGGCACGAGGAATCTCACTTAAACAAGTATTTCCTTTATAACAAACCTAGCAAAGTGCTTTCACCTGAATATCTGTGGCGGGACATCAATGCCGGAGcagcacaaataaaaataattcgcTTCACTCATGTTTCTAAAAACAATGCAGAAGTTCGTCCAAACCCATAG